Part of the Triticum urartu cultivar G1812 chromosome 2, Tu2.1, whole genome shotgun sequence genome, GTCATACAGCAAAGCCTAAGAAAAACAGAAGACGCGATCGGCACACTATCCAGCGACGAATCCCGACCCGAATCTATCAAGCCACGAATCTATCTAGCGACGAATCCCAATTGGCGGCATCCAACACATCTACCGTCGGTCGCCGCGCCTCCCCGAGGACACGTGCACCACCAAAATCAACAGCGGAAAAAAAAAGAGGGGGGGCAGATCGGGGCTGTCAACCTGTAGAGCTCCTCGAAGGAGAGGCCGCTGGCGTTGTGGTTGTAAATCTCGCGGATGGCGTCATCGAGCTTCTTCCACGACTTGTCGAAGAACTTGGGGTCGACCTCGACCCGGTGCTTGAAGGGCTCGATCTTGGGGATGCGCTTCCGCTGGGGATTCATCGCCGCCGCCCGTGCGCCCGCGCCGCGGCGATCCGCCCTCCCTGCTGCTTAGGGTTCCGGCGAGGAGGGGAGGGGATGGGGATGAGACGATGGGCCTCGGCTCGGCCGTATAGGTATTTTGTTGTTTCGCTCGCGTGCGTGCGTGTGCGCTTATATTTTCCGGATTCTTTTGGGGGTTTCGCCTCGGTGGATATCCCACATCCGGGCCGCCCCCTATATTTGGCGCTTCGGGCCTCGCCGTCTCGGGCTCCTTTCCACGTTTCACGTTCGTATTCCGATTGTTCacgttttatatttaaaaaaaataaaaataacttCACAACACATCCACACGCCACATTGTTTTCCTTTTCAACAAGAAAAGGACCCAGGTCCAATTTTTTTTAAGTACGAGTAAGTATTACAAACACATCCTTATTATTACAAAAAAAGAAAATTGCATCTAAATTCTCAGGGGCGCCGAGATCTTCTTTGTCTTGCATACACCAAGGACGAGTCGTGAGCAAAGCTCGATGTTGCCTGTGGGCCTCGCATCGACGGAGCAAACTTGTTTCAACCCAAAAAGTTATAGCAGCGACGATTAGGAAGTCATCCACATAGATCAGGAGACGTCAACATCGTGATCTTTGAACTATGTAGATACTCTAAAGACCATAAACGTCAACAGAATCCAAATCCATGATGTTCCCGCTGCATGTCCTTGCGCAGTCAACCGTGCCATCGCGTGCTGTTGCCATCGCCTCGTGGTGATGTGATCGATGCCTTCACGCACTGGCGTCGTGTTGCCGCCCCGGGAGGAGGGGCGTCGTGGCCGAGCGCCTCCCGCGCGTACTGGCCTGATGTTCCAAAGGACTGCCACTCGATGGTTCCTTCTTCTCGTGTCGCCGATTGCTCTTGATAGAGTCTTCGTGATGATAATGTATTGTACAGCAAAAGTAAAAAGACAGATGAAGAGTCCAAATGATTCACTAGTTTTATTGTAATGTGGGAGACCCGCTTATATACATGATGAAAGGAGACATCGTTTCCCCAACATACATAGAACACAGGAGGCATCCCTCTCATACAATTGCACATGGTTTTATTTTTCAACACCTATATATGGAGCAAATCCCTCAACTTTTAAGCTTAGATGCTCCCTTCTTCATTCAGGAAATCCAAGACACCTCGAAATAAACCATGCATCATGCTAGTCCAGGACCGAACATTTTCGACCCTAGCTATTATCGAAAATTTTGGCACTCAATCAAAACTATCATCATTCCCTTTTTCCTTGGACTTCCACAACCTAAGCACGGACGTCGAACGTTCCAATGGGGCCCGCGTGATCTCCTCCATAAAAACGACATCGTCAAAATCGTTGATGATGCCTTCAAACCTATCTCTCTGCAAAACGCCCCACAAATGACATTGTCAAGCTTCTCACTAACAGACTAAAAAACCTCAGCCCCCACTACAAGGATTCGGGTCTATTGCAACAAAACCGTTTGTTGCAATACATGTTGTTTCGTGGCGATAAGTACCTGTTGCCACGAAACGACATTCGTTGGCAGCCATTGCGACTGGACACATGGTAATAGGTTATTACCACGAAAAAGGAATTGTGGTAATAAAGTGTGCTATTGCAACAACCATGCGGTAAGTTGCCACATGTTTTCCCGTGACAACACTCACCTGATGCCACATTTTAATTTGTGGAGATAGCTTTAATGCAACATGTAACGAATTGTGGAGACTGATATCTCGTAGCAATAGACATTTGTGGCAACAACCTATGCCAACGATGGCCATTTCGTGGCACAATACTCTTCCGTGGCAATAGTCAATTGTGGCAACAAACTATGGCAACAATCCTTGTTTTCGTGGCATTAGGCATGTTGCCACGACCCACTATACTTGTGGCAATAAACTATGGCAACAATCCTTGTTTTCGTGGCATTAGGCATGTTGCCACGACCCACTGCGCTTGTGGCATTACCTTATGGCAACAAATATTCGAATCGTCGTAACAGGAAATTGCAACATACTTGCTTTTATGGTGATAAATAGGTATCACAACAGGTAAAAACTTTGTAGCAAGAAGTTATTGCGACAATCTATACTTTTCGTGGCGATACTCTATTTCAACAAACTTACTTTGGTGGCGCCAAACTGTTATCGCATCGTGAAATCTTTTGTGGCGCCAAGCTATTACAACAATATAAAGTGCTCCGTTGCAACATCCTAGTGCAACAAAACAGAAAGGCGTAGCGAATGAGATATAACGCAACACTATATTTTATTGGTGCTAGCATGTGGCAACCGAAAGTGGGTTGTGGTAATAGTCTATTGCAACCATAAAAAAAATACAGGATTTCGATTACAATATTCAAAACCATACGTATAATATGCAGATTCACaaaattcataattctcatagcaaatATCCATCAAATGAAACTCAAATGTAATTTAGCCATCCTAATTAACTTCGAAGACTAAACTGCCCATCTAGAGTCCAGTCCAGCTAGTTCTTTGGATCCTGCAATCAAGAAAAAAAGTTCTAGTTAATTAGTCGAACATAACATATGTCATACAATTATTCCAGCCCCATTGTTAAAAACTGTCGCCAGACTAACTGGACTAATACTGTGTCAGCAAGCATGTAACTAAGGGATCAGAACAACTATACAAGTGTAAATATCTGAAGCATAACCACAAGTACATCTACTAAAAGCTTCTTTTTGAGAAAAAAACATTGCTTTTAACTTAACGATGCCGGGTTGAATCACCCAAAGCACAGCCACAAGGGCTGGTACATCAGCCTCCCATTCCAAATAGTGGTTAGGTTCTAACATCCTACCAAGACTAGCAAGCTCATGAGCAACAGAGTTAGCGACGGCATACATTTATTTCATAATAAGAAAACCATAATTTGAGCGGGTACTTGGTATCCTCAATAGCAGCAGCATGGGCTGACAAGTCAACCTTATTGATATTAAGTGCTTCCATCAGGAGTTGCGAGTCCGTTTAAAAAACGACCCTCACGACCCCCATATCAGCGGCAAGAGATGCTGCATGGGACATTGCAGTGGACTCATCAGCGAAGGCATCACGCGCATGCTCATGACATCCTGCTCGTGCATACAGAATGGTGCCATCATCCGATCGTACATCTACTAAAAGCTTCTACTATTGATTTAAGTTATGACTAGATGTATAGTTTCAGTTAAGTTCATGTCCCTAGCTAGCACATATTCCTTTTTCATTTAAGTCGTGACTCGATGCAGCAACAACACATGGTAAAAGAGAAGAATCAGCTAGCTAATTATGAAGACCAATGACGTATAAAATGCAGGTAAACATGAAGAGAAAGCAAGGTTGTGACTTACAATTGCTTTAAACATTCGAGAATGCCTTGTTGCAGCTTGTATGAGCGCATTTGAAGAAATAGCAGTTGTCCTTGAACCTGGAGTCTTATTAGGACTAGATCTCTGTAAAAGAATATTTTGCAAGTTTGGATTACTATTCTCTTTGTCAACCCTCTTCGTAGGCACCTGTAAATAGAAGTGCACTTTTAGCAATGCAAGTAAGCAACATACATCTTACAAGGTCGGAAGCATATGACTGTAATCACCTGTTGGGTTCCCATCTGTTGGCTCAATACTACAAACTTTGCCATCATGTTTTTTTCAAATTCCAGTCTTGATGTTCGCTCCTCTTGCAACAATCTTTCCCTTTCAGCACACTCTTCTTTTAACCTCTCCTCAAGTTGTTCTCTCTCGGCACACTCCAAGTTAATCCTCTCTTGTGTGTTTGCACGTTCAGCTTGTAGTTGATCTTCTAATTCGTTGACCTGCTGGCTGAGCTGAGAGTTTCGCTCCTGGGTGGCTGCTGTAGCACGAGCTTGCTCTTCGATCTGGATACGAAACCTTTCAGAACCAGTTGAAGTTTTGGCCATGTATCCGTACCCACGAGGCTGCGATGACTTGCATTCCAGAGTGTCTTTGTAAGCGGTCTGGAAAATATTGTTTTTCTACTCACTTGAAAGTGGACCTTCAGTTTCTTTGATTTTAACCTCTTGAAGTGCTTTGTCCTAAAAATGGAAGGAACAATTATAGGTGCAGCATCAATATTGACACTATAAAAGATGAAACAAGAATAACACGGTCCAATGCATGAATAATCGCATCTGATGACGAAACATGCCGAATGCACATCATTGACTAACTATAGAATAACCAAAAGTCAGTGTACTCACGTAAACTTTCTGGGAATCTGTGTTAGACAATGTTCCATCGTTCGTGTGGGTGAGTTCCCACAGAGCAATACAATCTGGCTCTTCTCCAGTTTCCAAGTTTCTCTGCAAGTAATATACCAATGAGATGCTTGAAACATGACACCATATTTAGCAGCGAGGCATACATATTTAGTTGGACTCATACCTTCTCAAAACTAACTTGCGAGTAAGATTTTGATCCGATTATGTGTTTTGTCTTCTGTTTCTTACGGTTATCAGTGTTCGTTTGGCTGCGATCCTATCAATTCATTGAAACCAAATATAACCAGTGAGACTAGCCATTTCATCTTAACACATAATAGACAAACTGTGATCTTAGAGATAACCTGAAATTTTGAATCAGTGCCAAAGTACTCAATCATCCATTCCCACTCTTCTGGTTGCAAATCTTCCGGCAGATTAGCCAATCTAGCTGTATCTGTTTTGTATGCCTTGTAAGTGGAGCTTAGAGTTGATCGCCAGCCTCTATATTGCTCTTTCGCAATTTTGAGAACTTTTTCTTCTGTTTCTTGTGTATCTTCCAGGTCCCATTTGTCCTGTAAAGCATACAGCAAATAAATATACATAAGCAGTGCATTATTGATGGTAAAATAAGATAACACATGTGAAAAAGGTTCTACGCACTATCATATCTGCAACAATGAGTCGATGAATGGTAGGGTGAATGTCCGACCACGTCCTCACTCCAATGAGTGGTAGCTTTCTTTTCATTATGACTACCACGTCATCCTTGAACGAACGATAGTTCATTCCTACTGTACCACCCAATTTTTCAGAGAATGTAATATTTAGCTTTGCAGATCCATTGGCAAAACGCTTCTTAGATGCTTTAAAACCTTTTAGAACACCTCGCCCTTTCTTCTTCTGTCCACCAGCTTCTACAGCCCAAATCATACAAGAAAAATTGTATTACTTGGTATTAGATTGTAAGAAATGATGACACAAATGTAAATGAAAGCAAGTACCATCCTGTAGTAGCGCACGGTTGCGGCGAGCATGGGATGGCCATTCAGCAAGGGAACACAAGTCATTAGCAGACACTGGAGTGTCAGATTGTTCTGGAGTTCCTGTAAAAGATTTAGCAGTCTTGAAGGTTTAGCTATTTAACCCACACCAAGATTTTATGCATTATAGCAAATGCTAAACAATTTACCAGATCTGGGTTGTCCACGTTGGTTTTTGTATGCCGTTATACTTTCCATCCTTGTTAAGAGAACAGAGCCTTTCTTTACTACACACAAAAACAATCATGGGACTTAGCATTAACAAAGCATTGATGTTCTACACCATTCAGATAGGTGATTATGAAGTAAGGATGTTGTGTACCAGGAGCATCCTCCGTACAATTCATCATTGTGCCCTTGTGTAGGTAAACCAGACATAAAATTTTGAGTCAATTTAAGAAGCACAATACATCTATTAAAAGTATAAATCTATGTTGATTATTCCAACTAGAAAAGGTGCAACACGATATAAGAAAGCAATAAAAACAAAATATCTATTAAAAACTCATATTATAGTGGTCTGAATAACATGCAGAAGATGCACTAAACCTGAATCCTAGGTTCTCTTGACGTACGTTATTCAGAAGTATTAAGCATATGTCAATGACATGAAAGGCGATGTATCAGTGATAGGTTGTTCATGAAAATACTACTCTGAATCAATAGGAAAAAACATTTCCAATGTGACTCGTGTAAGACCAAATATCCATTAAAAATCATCTtatagtaatctgaatcaaatgCAATGTAGAGGATGACTAAACCTGAATCCTCTGCTCTGTTGACGCACATATATCATCTAATATCTACATAATGGTGCTCAAACAGCCAGTGGCGTACCGTGACAAGCTATAGGGTGGGGGAGGGGGGGGCAATTTTTAAACTGGCAGAAAAATATGCATAAAAACATATACGAATGACATGAATTTACAAGGTAATCGAACATATGGCAGTCATCTCATCAGCAGTCGTCGATTTGTCATCTTAACAATATAGGCTTTGTACATACAGAGTACGTCTATACCTTTCAGTTAATGGATCTAATGCTCAAAAACCAATGTAGATAATAATTAAATTGGCAAGAGATGATCCACGGATGGGCTGCACCAAAACGCTTAGTAATTAGTAACAAAATACAGTTTTGGAGGGGGGGTCACGACCCCCTTTGGCCTCCACGAGGAAACAGAGCGAATCAGGAGCAGAGATGCCGGAGAGGCCTGCAAGCACGCTGGGGTCGGGTGATGCAGCAACCAGCGCCTGCCCACCACGTCACGACGCCGGCGTGCACAGCCGAGACGGCTGCGGCCATGAACCGGGCCGGGAGGCCCCGTCGAGCCCTAGTTCTAGGCCGAGGCGAGCTCCATGGCGGCCAGCCTCCAGGCCAAGGTGAGGCGCTCCGCCGACCCTCCAGGCCGCGAGCGCCTCCGCCGAGGCGGCCAAATCGAGGCGCGATGGGAAAATGCCACCGGCGGCGGCCATGTCCCCTGCTCGGACTTCTTTTCTACGACCAAGCGGCGAGCGAGGAGAGAAGGGGCAGCCCCTCTGAATGGATCGGGATCGAGAGAGCCGCGCATCGAGGAGGAGCTTGCGGGGGAGGGGGTTTGATCCCGGACGGAGGCGGGCGGCgcagaggagagggaggagggggagaTCGAGGGGAACTGGATTTTTCAGCGAGGGAGGAGATCGGGAGGACTAACCTGACGCCGTGCAGCTGCTGTGGTTCGCTCTGTTGACGCCGTCATGACGCCGGCAGCATAGATGAACAGAGACGAGGGCTCAGATCCAATCGCCCGTGAAGACGCTGTGATTTGATCTACAATTATATATTCGTGGGTTGTTATGAAGGTATTTAGCGGGAGGCTAATTTTTTGATGGGAACAAAGACACTAATTTGGGACTTTTAGCGGGAGGTTAAAAAATATTGGCGCAAACAATAGTACACCTAAATTAGGTGGTGGGAAAGTAATTTTTTGTTTTAAAAAAGTAATTATTTTTGGAGGAAATTTTCTAGATTGTAAATATATTTCGAGATGGAGGGAATACTAGTATTTATTAGTAAGAAGTTATATCGTGGTGAAAAAAACACCAAATCCGAGAATTGTGAAGGGGTGATTCGACGCCCTCCCCTGTAACGTTCTCGTCGTTGATATTTGTATAGTCGTCGTCATTTAAGAAAGCCAATTAACAAAAGAAAAGGAGTTTCCCTGTTTATATTgtaaaacaaccatcacataCATCGAAGCAACCGATACAAATGGATACCACACACACCCAAAGCAAGATACACGAATGTCGGGCACCGACACACAACCTCAATAACTAGCAAGCACCTATAAGATGTGCAAAAAAGGGATCTGCTTAGAGCCGACGGAGACCACCAGCACGAGGAGCGATCATCTTGGAAGATGTGCGACGGACATGCCGGACCGAGATCTCCAAGACGATGCCTCCAGGAAGGGCACGACCATGAACGTCGCTACCGTCCGATCCGAAGATCAAGTTTTCACCCGAAATAAGATAGAAGGAGTGGGAGGAACACGACGTCCACGGATGCCTTCACCGTCAACCAGTGGACGGACTGAGTAGGTGATGTACCACGCTGCTTCAACCCCTCCGCCGCAACCCCGGTCCGCCAACCACCCGTAGCCAATTAGGAAGGTGTTGTTTCATCAATCTACACTTAGGTTGGATATGTCAAAATTTTGTGCCTTGGTGAACTGTTGGTCAAAGCATCAGAAATTTGGCCAGCTCTAAACTACATGTCACAGAGACATCACGCGCCGCTCACTTTAAAACTATTAGGTTATACTCTTGTCTCAAAACATAAGTACTGAGGGGATGGGTAGATGAGACATTCGATCTATGTCAGTCTCGATCTTTAGATGGGATGATCTCATCATCTTTCATTTTTACCGGACATAATCATCTCTTGGCTAGCGATCTCTCCCGCCGCCTGCGAGGGCGACTCGGGAGGGTCCTCCATGCCACAGTAGGTCCAACATAATCATGTTCCTCTTGTTTTAACGAAAATAATAGAGATTCAACTATGTAAATTATCAACCAAACAAATTTAGTTTTGAGAGTTACTTATTGGCATATCACACATTTGTTAAAATAAATGTATTCAGATAAGGCCAACACCTTGTCTCTTCTTTATGTATTCACTAGcaaacatgcccgtgcgttgtAACGGGAGGAAAAAAATCATCCCTCATGCACACATCGACGACATAAATAAATCTCTTAAAATATTTCACGGTGCCTAGTTTCCGCTATCTCTTTATGGCTCTATTGTCGTTACTCCTCAGTGATGCCCAATAATTATTGCATTAGGATGAAAATCGCAAAATACATGTTAGTCCTCAACCTCTTCTGCTTCACATCCCTCCATGAAAGCGAGGAGGAAGAGCGGCGCAaggcggaggaagaggaggaggcgTACCAGGCACGCCTGTCGGAGGACGGAGAGCTCGGGAATGGAGCGCACGGTCTTGGAAGCTTTCGATGGAGCCGTGACCGGAGTCCACCCAGTCGTCGAGGGCGACCCGATCATCGGAGGCGTAGTTAGTGATCACATGGGTGGTGTAGGACGTTGATACGTGCCGATTGTTGGCCGACATATGCTACCTACACTACTTAAGTAGGCAAAATAATGCAACCAAATTACTATATAAATATCAGTTTAATTTAAAAAATGCAAAAACAATGAGATCATTTGGATTTGTGGTTTAAAAGTTGCAGATAATCAAAGTTTGGTTAATAGAATTACTATCTTCTTTCAAACAAAAAAAGAAGGCCACGTTAATCACATATTTCAGTAATTTTATTTTTTTGCATGGACATATTTCAGTAATATACGCTATCCGACCTTAAAAAAAGTAATATACGGCAGAAGAGGTCACGCGCTGCACCAGACAGCGTGTCTGCCTGTCTGGTCACCCGGGCGATCGTGCAGTGGCGCGACCCACCAGACGGGTCGTCTGATCCCACGCGCGGCTGAACCACAAACCAGAGGAGGGGATCGAAGGAAGGGGGCGACTTCCTTTCTCTCGCCCCTGAACAAAAAAAAAAGATCGAAGCCAGAACAGACAGACAGGGGAGACACCAGATCGAACCAAGAAAAGAGAAAGGGGAGAGATCGGATCGAACGAAGAGGGAGGTGAGAAGAGGGTTTCAggaggctggcggcggcggcctctCCTCCCTGACGGCGCGCTTCACGGCGGGGAAGC contains:
- the LOC125534352 gene encoding uncharacterized protein LOC125534352 isoform X4, which encodes MMNCTEDAPVKKGSVLLTRMESITAYKNQRGQPRSEQSDTPVSANDLCSLAEWPSHARRNRALLQDAGGQKKKGRGVLKGFKASKKRFANGSAKLNITFSEKLGGTVGMNYRSFKDDVVVIMKRKLPLIGVRTWSDIHPTIHRLIVADMIVRRTFFTCVILFYHQ
- the LOC125534352 gene encoding uncharacterized protein LOC125534352 isoform X1, giving the protein MMNCTEDAPVKKGSVLLTRMESITAYKNQRGQPRSGTPEQSDTPVSANDLCSLAEWPSHARRNRALLQDEAGGQKKKGRGVLKGFKASKKRFANGSAKLNITFSEKLGGTVGMNYRSFKDDVVVIMKRKLPLIGVRTWSDIHPTIHRLIVADMIVRRTFFTCVILFYHQ
- the LOC125534351 gene encoding uncharacterized protein LOC125534351 — its product is MAKTSTGSERFRIQIEEQARATAATQERNSQLSQQVNELEDQLQAERANTQERINLECAEREQLEERLKEECAERERLLQEERTSRLEFEKNMMAKFVVLSQQMGTQQVPTKRVDKENSNPNLQNILLQRSSPNKTPGSRTTAISSNALIQAATRHSRMFKAIDPKN
- the LOC125534352 gene encoding uncharacterized protein LOC125534352 isoform X3 yields the protein MMNCTEDAPVKKGSVLLTRMESITAYKNQRGQPRSEQSDTPVSANDLCSLAEWPSHARRNRALLQDEAGGQKKKGRGVLKGFKASKKRFANGSAKLNITFSEKLGGTVGMNYRSFKDDVVVIMKRKLPLIGVRTWSDIHPTIHRLIVADMIVRRTFFTCVILFYHQ
- the LOC125534352 gene encoding uncharacterized protein LOC125534352 isoform X2 gives rise to the protein MMNCTEDAPVKKGSVLLTRMESITAYKNQRGQPRSGTPEQSDTPVSANDLCSLAEWPSHARRNRALLQDAGGQKKKGRGVLKGFKASKKRFANGSAKLNITFSEKLGGTVGMNYRSFKDDVVVIMKRKLPLIGVRTWSDIHPTIHRLIVADMIVRRTFFTCVILFYHQ